From a single Sulfolobus sp. E5-1-F genomic region:
- the cmr4 gene encoding type III-B CRISPR module RAMP protein Cmr4, protein MNNYYSKSFPFIIKAITNIHVGSGGSIESGVDLPFQRDELGFPTIYASSLKGSFKSHLLKVISDNWLVKKGLGFEEGDEEEEASNIGFLDALLLGIPARYIGDGSDRYWVYVTAESIKEKLCNYLKALSEISDVTEEDVCKNSTTNNNATPVILNEEYVTDYSKIVFEGYEIYVLKDLIAKAIIEKSMIKARRIKIDRTTKTVVRGGLWTEEYAPSNTLFFSAFLVKPDRPSNHLSYMIYKKVNYLIIGGKETIGKGIGEIIWIPRTVIS, encoded by the coding sequence ATGAATAATTATTATTCAAAGTCATTTCCTTTTATAATCAAAGCTATTACGAATATTCATGTTGGTAGTGGTGGTTCTATAGAAAGTGGAGTTGACCTTCCTTTTCAAAGGGATGAACTAGGATTTCCCACTATTTACGCATCCAGTTTGAAGGGTTCATTTAAATCACACCTCCTAAAAGTTATTAGTGATAACTGGTTAGTTAAGAAAGGATTGGGTTTTGAGGAGGGTGATGAAGAGGAAGAAGCTTCAAATATTGGGTTTCTTGACGCACTTCTTCTAGGCATTCCTGCTAGGTATATAGGTGATGGTTCAGATAGGTATTGGGTTTACGTTACAGCTGAGTCGATAAAAGAGAAGTTATGTAATTATCTTAAAGCGTTAAGCGAAATTTCGGATGTGACAGAAGAAGATGTGTGCAAAAATTCAACTACTAATAATAATGCGACGCCAGTTATTTTAAATGAGGAATACGTAACTGATTACTCGAAAATTGTCTTCGAGGGCTATGAAATTTACGTCTTGAAGGATCTTATTGCAAAGGCTATAATCGAGAAATCTATGATTAAGGCGAGGAGAATAAAGATTGATAGGACAACGAAAACTGTAGTTAGAGGAGGTTTGTGGACTGAGGAATACGCTCCATCAAATACCCTCTTCTTCTCAGCTTTTTTAGTTAAGCCGGATAGACCCTCTAATCATTTATCCTATATGATATATAAAAAAGTGAATTACTTAATTATTGGTGGAAAGGAAACAATAGGAAAAGGTATTGGTGAGATAATATGGATTCCAAGGACAGTAATAAGTTAG
- the cmr5 gene encoding type III-B CRISPR module-associated protein Cmr5: protein MDSKDSNKLAIEVMNIILSNVNNQAILQGFRGRARSLIDSLLEDFFSTFGFIIAKAEIHSEESREILLKLNFLDMERVKMALEDVNNLGKEKAGYLLYLIVILYFLTKTEIISEKDIVNMAICNKTTMDIYERIYENSVVIQNLIRRYLIAVKNLATGLIGEE from the coding sequence ATGGATTCCAAGGACAGTAATAAGTTAGCTATCGAAGTAATGAACATTATCTTAAGTAACGTAAACAATCAAGCGATCTTACAAGGATTTAGAGGTAGAGCAAGGTCTCTTATCGATTCCTTATTAGAGGATTTTTTCAGTACTTTTGGATTTATTATTGCGAAAGCGGAAATACATTCAGAGGAAAGTCGTGAAATACTCCTTAAGCTAAATTTCTTAGATATGGAAAGGGTTAAAATGGCATTAGAAGATGTTAATAATTTAGGAAAAGAGAAGGCGGGATATCTTTTATACTTGATCGTCATTTTATACTTCTTAACTAAAACTGAAATAATAAGTGAAAAGGATATCGTGAACATGGCAATTTGTAACAAAACCACTATGGATATTTACGAGAGAATTTATGAGAATAGTGTAGTTATACAGAACTTAATAAGGAGATATTTAATAGCTGTGAAGAACCTAGCCACGGGTTTGATCGGGGAGGAATAA
- the cmr1 gene encoding type III-B CRISPR module RAMP protein Cmr1: protein MILLSADLSLFCPETGGYSRRPQNYFYKQFVRPTEIKGLWRWWNRVLYNGVSYVKNEKMLYPYNQIDEEFGEVLGGVENKSLFTIRVEEKQEEVSPLEVKFDLNVYVDEDRMRDENKVRFAILSLYGRRTRIGIGSIQIKNVNCYSELCYEEVAKKISDLQQSLINADDIGKVVKEIGEVSNLVEFKSSRSSKYPLCYFLDYENFQVSLQNFVSDDNKKLLASTYYNILSKEFECNEEESSSRYLMNKIYPFRIKILRNRIVMYCLSYTR from the coding sequence ATGATATTACTTTCTGCTGACCTCTCTCTTTTTTGCCCAGAAACTGGAGGATATAGTAGGAGACCACAAAACTACTTCTACAAACAGTTCGTTAGACCTACGGAAATAAAGGGACTGTGGAGATGGTGGAATAGAGTACTATATAATGGCGTAAGCTACGTTAAAAACGAGAAGATGTTATATCCCTATAATCAAATAGATGAAGAGTTCGGAGAAGTTTTAGGAGGGGTTGAAAATAAGTCCTTGTTCACAATACGAGTAGAGGAGAAACAAGAGGAAGTATCGCCTTTAGAAGTTAAGTTTGACTTAAACGTTTACGTAGATGAGGATAGAATGAGAGACGAAAATAAAGTGAGATTTGCAATTCTCTCCCTTTATGGGAGAAGAACTAGAATAGGAATAGGGAGTATTCAGATCAAGAATGTGAACTGTTACAGCGAACTCTGCTATGAAGAAGTTGCAAAAAAGATTTCTGATCTTCAACAAAGTTTGATAAATGCTGATGATATTGGAAAAGTTGTAAAAGAAATAGGAGAGGTTTCAAATTTAGTGGAATTTAAATCCTCGAGAAGTAGTAAATACCCTCTATGTTATTTCCTAGACTATGAGAACTTTCAAGTTTCTTTACAGAATTTCGTCTCTGATGATAACAAGAAATTATTGGCTAGTACTTATTATAACATACTTTCTAAAGAATTTGAGTGTAATGAAGAGGAGAGTTCATCGCGTTATTTAATGAACAAAATTTATCCCTTTAGAATAAAAATATTAAGAAATAGAATAGTTATGTATTGTCTTTCTTACACGAGGTGA
- the cmr6 gene encoding type III-B CRISPR module RAMP protein Cmr6, translating to MLQEIIGKLNSQNTRYNLYSYYIFKSIEYNLYGVINREQKVKLAKEFGKFSILNGDTIGKIEEMFEKIYLALKSSGYSIIDVKIVTSARTLIGVSGNFLRNIFEIGLNFDWVYNVPYIPGSEIKGVIRSSIDDEELEREIFGSEEEGISQVGFTDAYPIEPVGEELLVPDVMTPHYVGARDETEVKPRPIIFLTIREGVVFRFLIYYRQQELGREICRRLRIAVLQGLGARTSTGYSYFQLREISFR from the coding sequence ATGTTACAAGAGATAATAGGGAAATTAAATTCTCAAAATACCCGATATAACCTTTACTCTTATTATATATTTAAGAGTATAGAGTATAACCTTTATGGGGTTATAAATAGGGAGCAAAAGGTAAAATTAGCTAAGGAATTCGGAAAATTTTCTATCTTGAATGGTGACACTATTGGAAAAATAGAGGAAATGTTTGAGAAAATATACCTAGCCTTGAAAAGTAGTGGTTATTCGATAATAGACGTTAAGATCGTTACAAGTGCTAGGACTCTTATTGGTGTTTCGGGTAACTTTTTGCGTAATATATTTGAAATTGGTCTTAACTTTGATTGGGTATATAACGTCCCTTACATTCCTGGTTCAGAGATAAAAGGTGTTATTAGAAGTAGTATTGATGATGAGGAACTGGAAAGGGAAATATTTGGTTCTGAAGAGGAAGGGATAAGTCAAGTTGGATTTACTGATGCTTATCCAATAGAGCCAGTAGGTGAAGAGTTGCTAGTCCCAGATGTTATGACACCCCATTATGTTGGTGCAAGAGATGAAACTGAGGTAAAACCTAGGCCAATTATCTTCTTAACTATTCGTGAAGGTGTAGTGTTTAGGTTTCTCATATATTATAGACAACAGGAATTAGGTAGGGAGATTTGCAGAAGGTTACGCATTGCAGTATTGCAAGGTTTAGGTGCTAGGACCTCTACTGGTTACTCATATTTTCAGTTAAGGGAAATATCGTTTAGATGA
- the cas10 gene encoding type III-B CRISPR-associated protein Cas10/Cmr2: MVRRSSRTQSSGRLPTLSELLEHKLSALFHDPPNKAWMVAKKKVKGMSHSKFGIRLFNVVTSDMFLFEKGKVDKADKFASTMDRYLGNIAYRGGRCFPTSNIELKNIIYPSYRIDIDGDREKDLLEILKEFHCLSSYISKLISPNDLLTFYQLVYLIYELFWIDKGFQNSPADTRTPTHSIFDHVYATASAINWIDSENYLFLVGIDVVGINDFISKGRKTRDFWVSSYLVSALLWHVILHFVEEYGPDVVIFPSLRFNQFYAYYMIDKLQRISGNDPERVTVLNYVKGLVKKYVFNNDDSFEEDKLGIPPYPIIPGRITMILPDLKFVNGKTDAINDEMDIETDIENEFESGWNILINNICKVAKEKTDDPFWRIVFTTITTYGDIVRTTPIRIRVKVVKEVKNRVSLSNNYLNWNVYDNLYRELVEKFKKSKLVKISPESSLDVEKIISKNKNLSGRGFEYCTSCNLLPAVFIMPKSKEEVSDISEEDYETLQKEISPGERLCPWCLIKRAIATEPRVLKVLLTRRDLDDSEIKKLRKNIFIPSTSHISSIPLFEELIRRGNEICNNNDRISEELCNKGGKPELISLWKWFNEAVDKSKIKLQVNPEELWFSENPEFRRLLREKYSVSTPSPYYALVRADSDYLGDLLEGKLTPYLAGIIDSDYLKLNNEKEDVIREFLKEYLMNSAATFNQKLQSYIEMLILEAEDSSSCGQEPRANLFKCLSSNCFSKLSSDDAKISDAIKESIKYFAEILNNKRIILSPAFHVSISAALNRALLYEIYLVNKHKGFVIYAGGDDLLAMLPVSEALDFVIESRKAFAGIRNSENDEDSVITPHQQGFMKINNAVFTAPAIIGRTYSIVLSHYADPLQLVIRKSYELVEDEKEMIMTMDKNGQAVLKKDLTFIYYNNSLAIIPNSFERPIQNVGEVLEFMKKLRNEIKDEKGKISKSLLYDYEDFKELIGKLTDEGKEHSLNYIKHIINSNSRIKGETSEIVNDIEKLLDYLTFEIKKLEGNESNKGGKTTVLDEVIKGVRLLLSGEKS, from the coding sequence ATGGTTCGCAGGAGTAGTAGAACACAAAGTAGTGGAAGGTTACCTACATTATCTGAACTATTAGAACATAAGTTATCTGCACTATTTCACGATCCCCCTAATAAAGCATGGATGGTAGCTAAGAAAAAAGTGAAGGGAATGTCACATTCGAAATTTGGGATTAGATTGTTTAACGTAGTTACTTCTGATATGTTTCTATTTGAAAAAGGTAAAGTCGATAAGGCTGACAAATTTGCGTCAACTATGGACAGATATTTAGGGAATATAGCTTATAGGGGTGGAAGATGTTTTCCAACATCAAACATAGAGTTAAAAAATATTATCTATCCTTCTTATAGAATTGATATAGATGGCGATAGGGAAAAAGATCTGCTTGAGATATTGAAAGAATTTCATTGTTTAAGTTCTTACATAAGTAAATTAATTAGTCCTAACGACTTATTAACTTTTTACCAACTAGTTTATCTTATTTATGAATTATTTTGGATAGATAAAGGCTTTCAAAACTCCCCAGCAGATACTAGAACTCCAACTCATTCAATATTTGATCACGTTTACGCAACTGCATCAGCGATAAACTGGATTGATAGTGAGAACTACCTTTTCTTAGTAGGAATTGACGTTGTTGGTATTAATGATTTTATAAGTAAAGGTAGGAAAACAAGAGACTTCTGGGTTTCAAGCTACTTGGTTTCAGCGTTGTTGTGGCATGTAATTTTACACTTTGTTGAAGAGTATGGACCGGACGTAGTTATTTTTCCTTCTTTAAGATTTAACCAATTTTATGCCTACTACATGATAGATAAGTTGCAGAGAATTAGCGGAAACGATCCAGAAAGAGTTACAGTACTGAATTATGTTAAAGGGTTAGTTAAAAAGTACGTTTTTAACAATGATGATTCTTTTGAAGAGGATAAGTTAGGGATCCCACCTTATCCTATAATTCCAGGCAGGATTACAATGATTTTGCCGGATCTAAAATTCGTTAATGGTAAGACTGACGCGATTAATGATGAAATGGATATTGAAACGGATATTGAAAATGAATTTGAAAGTGGATGGAATATTCTGATAAATAACATTTGTAAAGTAGCAAAAGAGAAAACGGATGATCCTTTCTGGAGAATAGTTTTCACTACAATAACTACCTATGGGGACATTGTGAGAACCACACCTATAAGAATAAGAGTTAAGGTAGTTAAAGAAGTAAAAAATAGAGTCAGTCTGAGTAATAATTATTTAAATTGGAATGTTTATGATAATTTATATCGGGAATTAGTGGAAAAATTTAAGAAATCAAAACTAGTTAAAATATCACCGGAAAGTAGTTTAGATGTAGAGAAGATTATTAGTAAAAACAAAAATCTTTCCGGAAGAGGTTTCGAGTATTGTACCTCATGTAACTTATTGCCAGCTGTTTTCATAATGCCTAAAAGTAAAGAGGAGGTTAGTGATATAAGTGAAGAAGATTATGAAACTTTGCAAAAAGAGATTTCACCCGGTGAAAGATTATGCCCATGGTGCTTAATAAAGAGAGCGATCGCAACTGAACCCAGAGTTCTAAAAGTACTTCTGACTCGAAGAGATCTAGATGATAGCGAAATAAAGAAATTAAGAAAGAATATATTCATTCCTTCTACAAGTCATATATCCTCAATTCCACTATTTGAGGAATTGATCAGAAGGGGAAATGAGATCTGCAATAATAATGATAGAATTTCTGAGGAGTTATGTAATAAGGGTGGAAAACCAGAATTAATTTCCTTGTGGAAATGGTTTAATGAAGCTGTAGATAAATCTAAAATTAAATTACAAGTAAACCCAGAGGAACTGTGGTTTTCTGAAAATCCAGAGTTTAGGAGATTATTGAGAGAGAAATATTCAGTATCTACACCATCACCTTATTACGCTTTAGTTAGGGCTGACAGTGATTATTTAGGAGATCTACTGGAAGGAAAACTCACTCCTTATTTAGCTGGTATTATTGATTCAGATTATTTAAAACTGAACAATGAAAAAGAAGACGTAATAAGAGAATTTCTTAAAGAATACTTAATGAATTCAGCAGCGACTTTTAATCAGAAATTACAAAGTTATATAGAGATGTTAATTTTGGAAGCAGAAGACTCTTCTTCATGTGGACAAGAGCCCAGGGCTAATTTATTTAAATGTCTTAGTTCTAATTGCTTTAGTAAACTATCATCCGACGATGCTAAAATAAGTGATGCTATAAAAGAATCAATTAAATACTTTGCAGAAATTCTAAATAACAAAAGGATAATATTATCACCGGCTTTTCATGTCTCAATTTCAGCAGCTTTGAATAGGGCGTTGCTTTATGAAATATATTTGGTAAATAAACATAAAGGCTTTGTTATTTACGCAGGGGGAGATGACTTACTAGCCATGTTACCAGTATCTGAAGCTTTAGATTTCGTGATTGAGAGTAGAAAAGCTTTTGCAGGTATAAGAAATTCTGAAAACGATGAGGATTCAGTTATTACTCCACATCAACAAGGTTTCATGAAAATCAATAACGCAGTTTTCACTGCCCCTGCAATTATAGGAAGAACATACTCCATAGTCCTTTCACATTATGCTGATCCATTACAATTAGTTATCAGAAAGTCTTACGAATTAGTGGAAGACGAAAAGGAAATGATAATGACGATGGATAAAAATGGACAGGCTGTTCTGAAGAAAGACTTAACTTTTATTTACTATAACAACTCTCTGGCAATTATTCCTAATTCCTTTGAGAGGCCTATTCAAAATGTTGGTGAGGTATTGGAATTCATGAAGAAATTAAGGAACGAAATAAAAGATGAGAAGGGCAAGATAAGTAAAAGTCTCCTTTACGACTATGAGGATTTCAAAGAGTTAATTGGAAAACTAACTGATGAAGGAAAGGAGCATTCTCTAAATTACATAAAACATATTATAAATTCTAATTCCAGGATAAAAGGGGAAACAAGTGAAATAGTTAATGATATCGAAAAACTTTTAGATTACCTTACCTTTGAGATTAAGAAACTTGAAGGAAATGAATCCAATAAAGGAGGTAAAACAACTGTTTTAGATGAGGTAATTAAAGGGGTTAGACTATTGCTTAGTGGTGAGAAGTCGTGA
- a CDS encoding type III-B CRISPR module-associated Cmr3 family protein — MIKIRMIEPIIVRGSGEFGPYVIGSRNFAESLFIPRPSTIAGMLGSIFFHENDNGTWREKLKKIFDNQGIQGLIGPLIVTDKLLYPFRFGDSLALVENKKELLEVVNSIIQETHDYWEPELYSLFRKYSIERYFKSITKVGIALDRDKKITKESYLYYEKYVMPKEGLYFSVIVLGDDKNLSSLDGRIVNLGGERRVIQLQVTSPTVYADKVNDINYVENKCASYDYYLTLTPLILKENVNPELILTGKVEKISLGYDISHGKRKEMVNTILEGSIVKKDVVLSMIDTNYSFLGYNTVLPLLTVSDDP; from the coding sequence ATGATTAAGATAAGAATGATCGAACCAATAATTGTTAGAGGTTCTGGTGAGTTTGGGCCATATGTGATAGGAAGCAGAAACTTTGCTGAATCGCTATTCATTCCAAGACCATCAACTATTGCAGGTATGTTGGGGAGTATATTTTTTCACGAGAACGATAATGGAACGTGGCGTGAAAAATTAAAGAAAATATTTGATAATCAAGGTATCCAAGGATTAATAGGGCCTTTAATTGTAACAGATAAGCTACTCTACCCATTTAGATTTGGCGACTCCCTAGCACTTGTGGAGAATAAAAAGGAATTGTTAGAAGTAGTTAACAGTATAATTCAAGAGACTCACGATTATTGGGAGCCTGAACTTTACTCGCTCTTTAGAAAATACTCTATAGAGAGATACTTTAAATCGATAACTAAGGTTGGAATTGCTTTAGATAGAGATAAGAAAATAACAAAGGAGAGTTACTTATATTACGAAAAATATGTTATGCCTAAAGAAGGTTTGTATTTTAGTGTTATAGTCCTAGGGGATGATAAAAACTTGTCATCATTAGATGGGAGAATTGTGAATTTAGGTGGTGAAAGAAGGGTAATTCAACTGCAAGTCACTTCACCTACAGTTTACGCTGATAAGGTTAACGATATAAATTACGTTGAAAACAAATGCGCTAGTTACGATTATTACTTAACCTTAACTCCATTAATCCTTAAAGAAAATGTTAATCCGGAGTTAATTTTAACTGGTAAGGTTGAAAAAATAAGCTTAGGTTATGATATTTCTCACGGAAAAAGGAAAGAAATGGTAAATACTATACTTGAGGGTAGTATTGTGAAGAAGGATGTCGTATTGTCAATGATAGATACAAACTACTCCTTCTTAGGTTATAACACCGTACTGCCGTTATTAACAGTTTCAGATGATCCGTGA
- a CDS encoding putative CRISPR-associated protein, translating into MTKVVHFSAVGTSLLRNASSDEDIRNEIKKLNIEGWEYLKFDDPKQDKITANSSELKSKLLLFINKKGNSASAEIQSIEQAVEKFGHKPDDTLILLYSTNSANAQLAAETIQEYFNSKKYETQNIVVQSINSEDEFDKGLADLLDKVASKMIEWKNRGSDIYVNVTTGFKAESIFLALSAFMIGGKVYYRYETFNDIILLPSPPIIPDQNIVNKLSQILNSSTYIISKSNRYNLSDEDIENFTKNGILKEKDKDAYEIREWVKKFIDFANKIKKETH; encoded by the coding sequence ATGACTAAGGTTGTACATTTTTCTGCAGTAGGGACTTCTTTACTAAGGAATGCCTCTAGTGATGAAGATATTAGGAATGAGATAAAAAAACTAAATATCGAGGGATGGGAATATTTAAAATTTGACGATCCCAAACAAGATAAAATTACAGCTAATTCCTCCGAACTCAAATCGAAACTTCTCCTTTTTATTAATAAAAAAGGAAATAGCGCATCTGCTGAGATCCAAAGCATTGAACAAGCAGTTGAAAAATTTGGGCATAAGCCTGATGATACTCTTATACTTCTGTACTCTACAAATTCCGCTAATGCTCAACTCGCTGCTGAAACTATACAAGAATATTTTAATAGTAAGAAATACGAAACTCAAAATATAGTAGTCCAATCTATCAATAGTGAAGATGAGTTCGATAAAGGTCTGGCTGATTTATTGGATAAGGTAGCCTCTAAAATGATTGAGTGGAAAAATCGCGGTAGTGATATTTACGTAAACGTTACAACTGGATTTAAGGCTGAGAGTATATTCTTAGCCTTGTCAGCATTTATGATAGGTGGTAAAGTATATTATAGGTATGAGACGTTTAATGATATTATTTTACTTCCTTCGCCACCAATTATACCAGATCAAAACATTGTTAACAAACTGTCCCAGATATTAAACAGTAGTACTTATATAATATCGAAGAGTAATAGATATAATCTATCCGATGAAGATATAGAAAACTTTACAAAAAACGGAATACTAAAGGAGAAAGATAAAGATGCATACGAAATTCGAGAGTGGGTTAAGAAATTCATAGACTTTGCAAATAAGATAAAAAAGGAGACTCATTAA
- a CDS encoding type II toxin-antitoxin system VapC family toxin has protein sequence MKYFDTSVVILPLLKDPRRDLAINELKTGGIISELGLVELISYLSRNLNEDPLPYAIRLLTEFNISIKSINNVIDTPLGKLNELIYHALFIANEVRLKTLDLLHLAYVILFQVDEFVTADKEFKKASDFLSRRGIILKLIE, from the coding sequence TTGAAATATTTTGATACTAGCGTGGTAATACTTCCATTATTGAAGGATCCTAGACGAGATCTTGCAATAAATGAACTTAAGACTGGAGGGATAATATCGGAATTGGGTTTAGTGGAATTGATAAGTTATTTATCAAGGAATTTGAATGAGGATCCACTCCCTTACGCAATTAGGCTACTTACCGAGTTCAACATTAGTATAAAGAGTATAAACAACGTCATAGATACACCATTAGGTAAACTAAATGAACTAATTTACCACGCATTATTTATAGCTAATGAAGTTAGACTAAAGACCTTAGATCTACTTCATCTAGCTTACGTAATATTGTTTCAAGTAGATGAATTCGTAACTGCTGATAAGGAATTCAAGAAAGCTTCAGACTTTCTATCTAGGAGAGGAATAATACTAAAACTTATTGAATAG
- a CDS encoding ribbon-helix-helix domain-containing protein, translated as MSEVISVRLKKEIVKEIDELVSRGIFSSRNEALNFLILQGLNEANKWKNIIRKSKEVKLPIIEKGLEDFLSERDRY; from the coding sequence GTGAGTGAAGTAATATCCGTTAGGTTGAAAAAGGAAATAGTAAAGGAAATTGATGAGCTGGTATCTAGAGGGATTTTTTCATCTAGAAATGAAGCGTTAAACTTCCTAATACTGCAAGGTCTAAATGAGGCTAATAAATGGAAAAATATTATAAGAAAGTCTAAAGAGGTTAAACTGCCAATAATTGAAAAAGGATTGGAAGATTTCCTTTCAGAAAGGGATAGGTATTGA
- the tnpA gene encoding IS200/IS605 family transposase, whose amino-acid sequence MRKRLDRSAHSIYVLYYHYVQVVKYRRKVFDNEEIINFLKETIHEISKTFEVEVIDISVDKDHFHMLFKAKPTLNLPRYINAIKTITSREIQRKFPQVKEKLWKGHLWSPSYFLATSGQVTLEVLKNYVESQGKE is encoded by the coding sequence ATGCGGAAAAGATTGGACAGAAGTGCACATTCAATTTACGTGCTTTACTACCACTATGTCCAAGTAGTCAAGTACCGCAGGAAGGTGTTCGACAATGAGGAGATCATAAATTTCTTGAAAGAAACAATTCATGAAATAAGCAAGACATTCGAAGTAGAAGTTATAGACATTAGCGTTGACAAGGATCACTTCCACATGTTGTTCAAGGCTAAGCCAACCCTTAACCTACCAAGGTATATAAACGCTATAAAGACAATAACCTCAAGGGAGATACAGAGAAAATTTCCACAAGTTAAGGAGAAGTTATGGAAGGGACACCTATGGTCCCCATCCTACTTCTTGGCAACTAGCGGACAAGTTACGTTAGAGGTTCTGAAGAACTATGTGGAGAGCCAAGGGAAAGAGTAA
- a CDS encoding ATP-binding protein, whose product MNGIRQVLLDQRARLERKFEKERIIERDVPDLKRYISVPNILAILGVRRSGKSTLAEILVREENFGYVNFDDERLAGIKSEDLQTLEKAIYELFGDVDYFLFDEIHNVEGWELFVSRLREAGKRIIITGSNSKMLSGELATHLTGRHIDYTLYPFSFKEYLRFKGIKVKEVGGVYTTLSEATIKRELENYMKIGGFPEVLKISDDYIFSIFSDIMYKDVVERIKVKRIETFKAFAINVLKYFSSEISISRISKALKMSTNTVEQWFNGLQNAYVIFTAERFTERPRESMVSPKKVYVVDPGFISTIALGDSKGRLMENLVALYLIRKWKKLYYFKAENYEIDFYDGETAVQVTYASGKDEIPKREIEGIKKVKAREKIIVTWEYEGEENGIKFVPLWRFLLK is encoded by the coding sequence GTGAATGGAATTAGACAAGTACTTTTAGACCAGAGGGCTAGGTTAGAGAGAAAATTTGAAAAAGAGAGGATAATCGAGAGAGATGTTCCCGATTTGAAGAGGTACATATCAGTTCCAAATATCCTAGCAATCTTAGGTGTTAGAAGGTCTGGAAAGTCAACTCTAGCAGAAATATTGGTTCGAGAAGAGAACTTTGGTTATGTGAACTTTGACGATGAGAGGTTGGCTGGAATAAAAAGCGAAGATCTGCAAACATTGGAGAAGGCTATTTATGAACTCTTTGGTGACGTAGACTATTTTCTCTTTGATGAGATACATAACGTTGAGGGATGGGAGTTATTCGTATCCCGTTTAAGGGAGGCTGGAAAAAGGATAATCATCACGGGAAGTAATTCGAAAATGTTGTCTGGTGAGTTAGCAACTCATCTCACTGGTAGACATATTGATTACACGCTTTACCCATTCTCTTTTAAGGAATATCTCAGATTTAAGGGGATTAAAGTGAAGGAAGTTGGGGGTGTTTATACTACTCTTTCTGAAGCTACTATAAAGAGGGAGTTGGAGAACTACATGAAAATTGGTGGTTTTCCAGAAGTACTAAAGATTTCTGATGACTATATTTTCTCCATATTCTCTGACATAATGTACAAAGATGTTGTGGAGAGGATAAAAGTAAAGAGAATAGAGACGTTCAAGGCTTTTGCTATTAATGTACTAAAGTACTTCTCTTCAGAGATATCAATATCTAGAATTTCAAAGGCGTTAAAGATGAGTACTAACACTGTAGAACAGTGGTTTAACGGTCTTCAAAATGCTTATGTAATTTTTACAGCAGAGAGATTCACAGAAAGACCTAGGGAGAGTATGGTTTCACCAAAAAAGGTTTATGTTGTAGACCCAGGCTTTATCTCAACAATAGCCCTTGGAGACTCAAAGGGTAGGCTTATGGAGAACTTAGTCGCATTATATTTAATTAGAAAGTGGAAAAAATTGTATTATTTTAAGGCAGAGAATTATGAGATTGACTTTTATGATGGCGAGACTGCTGTTCAAGTTACTTACGCATCAGGGAAGGATGAAATACCTAAACGTGAAATTGAGGGTATTAAGAAGGTTAAGGCAAGGGAGAAGATTATAGTCACGTGGGAATATGAAGGAGAAGAGAACGGTATAAAGTTTGTTCCGTTATGGAGATTTTTGCTAAAATAA